From one Desulfobacteraceae bacterium genomic stretch:
- the tuf gene encoding elongation factor Tu (EF-Tu; promotes GTP-dependent binding of aminoacyl-tRNA to the A-site of ribosomes during protein biosynthesis; when the tRNA anticodon matches the mRNA codon, GTP hydrolysis results; the inactive EF-Tu-GDP leaves the ribosome and release of GDP is promoted by elongation factor Ts; many prokaryotes have two copies of the gene encoding EF-Tu), whose product MAKEKFSRTKPHVNVGTIGHIDHGKTTLTAAITKHSGLRGLANFVPF is encoded by the coding sequence ATGGCAAAAGAGAAGTTTTCGCGCACCAAGCCGCATGTGAATGTGGGAACCATCGGTCATATCGACCACGGCAAGACGACGCTGACGGCGGCGATCACCAAGCATTCGGGATTGCGGGGGCTGGCCAATTTCGTGCCGTTC